One genomic region from Plasmodium chabaudi chabaudi strain AS genome assembly, chromosome: 7 encodes:
- a CDS encoding serine/threonine protein kinase, putative: protein MTENDPSNFLKQRISNLKNILAKENEMPKIDQIFKYELKTNFTEINDLLHYMNGIIYKNLDTFQKLKLLYSYDDNNCYNNTGINQNTFLFLLKQKSKFREKYINENYMDYLRTNPLIFVDTLNQLLIIPGINFEFKVYNFDEKVNKFFVKKPDIKINSLYNPCFIKIKESNFKNIVKINRKVEKNPKKNEHQIEHYFAKRNSVPSITQISKIECDSKEDNLISKDDLTIATNSSCKNDDADLSSNNETKIYNEACDKGELDDSLNSIKQDSNSTTKKHSNESVNTIDDKEIKYDCRKEKKPRRSFSISTNAESNIKTNTKKTKGNYNNSVKRKYDKVSGCKKLKKGDEEEIDECEEEDDEEGNSLNNDGSTKQSIHTFYDLINEYEIYINNAKCYIIFDLKGYYKNLDIMKKLKKNLEDLKRPTNDFKKIIDKKTFKSYRDKIEFVKRFKKFIIPNFRLEKIRKQRNHLIIVELMSKIQNRLIIKRLNQELTNKVNLENLINDVLKMFSVFVENMKDENVKKFYTNMINTYFRNKNISSVDFKNLIQLFKKKEEHEKSQEFYDLFQNDLNYLDKNKTQCDEIEEKISSLKYLILESILKEKQLERSVNRLLLNHEQSKYGYFYKIDQSDENTLDTTEYGKLLENFSKEPINFYTILSKRNLDKHAYHDIRNFNYKKKDIDMSKHDATNSSNNQGNYKKNKQFLDNCKFNMDCNQRKDENNNYNINGQITSSNNPENNDNNSSCNIKDSVLITSDKKTNNSDCQIIDNNNMLNCQKYIGQNKPQNENNYNTNEYYKCKIKKIQTDTSNEKNNEKNFVPKYDFDKKQNCAQIDENKSIDKSVTTNDSDPVTQHCSHQNTSQINGCIDTNKNIKESHFKKSNSYEDKRQINPKTKHKFERDDPVIECGYELETDIIRSICEKKKFTFANEKQEKINNEIFYKVFEQYPYSFFSKSVKNYNAILNENEEESELSWLTMLKKKSHNRSILPPSRDTFRDGTHFSNCRATEHTLKFFLSLLSLLTKGDIDINLKKYLKKNIQFLNTELFSMKLNLDKKRAILEKRLDHFNFQENSEFSFYNPLKMNIRMMNLIGRGGFAEVWEVFDSINLEMYAAKIHKIEPSMTNEIKNKIIQRAENEINIHIHCHRHIFIVKLEFFFVFGSATNLLVGMELCDVDLDKYIKYHGPINELLALSWIKQILLGLLYMKNLPTGKVHHCDLKPANLLIKDGIIKISDFGLAKLILPDTYQYYNGGGTLYYQPPECLKPKRNLLITDKIDIWSLGCILYEMIFCERPFQFNYLEKCSKELLVNKMKRGLSYPKINQHISKITLNYIEYLLNFDHESRPSIEEALSYPIFNYFNIP, encoded by the coding sequence atgacAGAAAATGACCCCTCAAATTTCTTAAAACAAAGAATAAGCAAtctgaaaaatatattggcTAAGGAAAATGAGATGCCTAAAATTGATCAAATctttaaatatgaattaaaaacCAACTTCACagaaataaatgatttattacattatatgaatggaataatttataaaaatttggaCACCTTTCAAAAGTTAAAGCTTCTGTATTCTTATGATGATAACAACTGTTACAATAATACAGGCATTAATCAAAacacttttttatttttattaaaacaaaaaagtaaattcagagaaaagtatataaatgaaaattacaTGGATTATTTAAGAACAAACccattaatttttgttgACACACTTAatcaattattaataataccAGGAATCAATTTTGAATTTAAAGTTTATAACTTTGATGAAAAGgtcaataaattttttgttaaaaaacCAGACATCAAAATTAATAGTTTATATAATCCAtgctttattaaaataaaagagtctaattttaaaaatattgttaaaataaatcggaaagtagaaaaaaatcctaaaaaaaatgaacacCAAATCGAACATTATTTTGCTAAAAGAAATTCGGTACCTTCTATCACacaaatatcaaaaatCGAATGCGATTCAAAAGAAGATAATCTCATTTCTAAAGATGATTTAACAATAGCAACTAATTCATCATGCAAAAATGATGATGCTGATTTAAGCAGtaataatgaaacaaaaatatataatgaagcTTGTGATAAAGGTGAATTAGATGATAGTCTTAATAGCATCAAACAAGATAGCAATAGTACCACAAAAAAACATAGTAATGAAAGTGTTAATACTATCGATGataaggaaataaaatatgattgtagaaaagaaaaaaaaccaCGACGAAGTTTTAGCATTTCCACTAATGCAGAAAGTAATATCAAAACTAATactaaaaaaacgaaaggcaactataataatagtgtaaaaaggaaatacgATAAAGTTTCGGGttgcaaaaaattaaaaaaaggtgACGAAGAGGAAATTGATGAATGTGAGGAAGAAGATGATGAAGAAGGAAATAGCTTAAATAATGATGGGTCAACCAAACAAAGTATACACACATTTTATGATTTAATAAACGAATacgaaatatatataaacaatgcTAAAtgttacattatttttgatttaaaaggttattataaaaatttagatatcatgaaaaagttaaaaaaaaatttagaagATTTAAAAAGGCCAACTAAtgatttcaaaaaaattatagacAAAAAAACTTTTAAGTCATATAGGGATAAAATTGAATTTGTAAAAcgatttaaaaagtttattATTCCAAACTTTCGATTAGAAAAGATAAGAAAACAAAGAAACCATCTAATTATTGTTGAATTAATGTCTAAGATACAAAATcgattaataataaaaagactGAACCAAGAATTAACTAACAAAGTAAATcttgaaaatttaataaatgatgtGCTCAAAATGTTTTCCGTCTTTGTGGAAAATATGAAAGACGAAAATGTTAAGAAATTTTATACGAATATGATTAATACTTATTTtcgtaataaaaatatatcttctgtcgattttaaaaatttaatacaattatttaaaaaaaaagaggaACACGAAAAAAGTCAAGAATTTTACGATTTGTTTCAAAAcgatttgaattatttagataaaaacaaaactcAATGTGATGAAATAGAAGAGAAGATTAGTTCCTTAAAATATCTAATTTTAGAatcaatattaaaagaaaagcaATTAGAAAGATCCGTTAACAGATTATTGTTAAACCATGAACAATCAAAATATGGATATTTCTATAAAATAGACCAAAGTGATGAAAATACATTAGATACTACTGAATATGGAAAATTGTTAGAAAACTTTTCTAAAGAGCCCATAAActtttatacaattttaagtAAACGAAATTTAGATAAACATGCATATCATGATATtagaaattttaattataaaaaaaaagatatcgATATGTCAAAACATGATGCAACTAATTCAAGTAATAATCAaggaaattataaaaaaaataaacaatttttggATAATTGTAAATTCAATATGGATTGTAACCAAAGAAAAgacgaaaataataattacaaTATAAATGGGCAAATAACTTCTAGTAATAATCCTGAAAATAACGATAACAATTCGTCATGCAATATAAAAGATTCAGTATTAATTACAAGtgacaaaaaaacaaataatagtGATTGCCAAAtaattgataataataatatgctcAATTgccaaaaatatataggaCAAAATAAACCACAAAATGAGAATAACTACAATacaaatgaatattataaatgcaaaattaaaaaaatacaaaccGATAcatcaaatgaaaaaaataatgaaaagaatTTTGTACCGAAATAtgattttgataaaaaacaaaattgcGCACAAatagatgaaaataaaagtattgACAAATCGGTTACAACCAATGATAGCGATCCTGTAACCCAACATTGTAGTCACCAAAATACGAGCCAAATAAACGGCTGTATTGAcacaaacaaaaatataaaagaatctcactttaaaaaatcaaatagcTATGAAGACAAAAGGCAAATAAATCCCAAAACTAAACATAAATTCGAACGAGACGATCCCGTCATTGAATGTGGATACGAACTAGAAACAGATATAATTAGATCaatatgtgaaaaaaaaaaattcactTTTGCTAATGAAAaacaagaaaaaataaataatgaaatattttataaagtaTTTGAGCAATATCcatatagttttttttctaaatcagtcaaaaattataatgccattttaaatgaaaatgaagagGAATCTGAATTGTCATGGTTGACAatgttaaaaaagaaaagtcATAATAGATCTATTTTACCACCAAGCAGAGATACATTTAGAGACGGAACCCATTTTTCTAATTGTCGGGCAACTGAACAcacattaaaatttttcttGTCGCTTTTATCATTGCTAACAAAAGGAGACATCGACatcaatttaaaaaagtatttgaaaaaaaatatccaatttttaaataccgAATTATTCAGTATGAAACTTAatttagataaaaaaagagcTATACTTGAAAAACGATTAGatcattttaattttcaaGAGAATTCggaattttcattttataacccattaaaaatgaacatAAGAATGATGAACTTAATAGGGCGAGGAGGTTTTGCTGAAGTATGGGAAGTTTTTGATTCCATAAATTTAGAAATGTATGCGGCAAAAATTCATAAGATTGAACCAAGTATGACAAATgaaatcaaaaataaaataattcaaagagcagaaaatgaaataaatatacatatacattGTCATAGACACATCTTCATTGTAAAATTAGaatttttctttgtttttGGATCCGCAACTAATTTGTTAGTTGGTATGGAGTTATGTGATGTTGAtttagataaatatattaaatatcaTGGCCCAATTAATGAACTATTAGCATTATCATGgattaaacaaatattacttggattattatatatgaaaaatttacCTACAGGTAAGGTTCATCATTGCGATTTAAAACCAGCTAATCTTCTTATAAAGGatggaataataaaaatatctgACTTTGGATTAGCTAAGTTAATTCTACCTGATACttatcaatattataatgGTGGTGGAACTTTATATTACCAACCCCCTGAATGCTTAAAACCCAAAAGAAATTTACTTATAACAGATAAAATTGATATATGGTCATTGGGGTGCATTCTTTATGAAATGATTTTTTGTGAAAGACCTTTTCAATTTAATTACCTTGAAAAGTGTTCAAAAGAGTTATtagttaataaaatgaagCGAGGTTTATCATACCCCAAAATTAATCAacatatatcaaaaataactttaaattatatagaaTACTTACTAAATTTTGATCATGAATCCCGACCATCGATAGAAGAAGCCCTAAGCTACCcgatttttaattattttaacataccttaa
- a CDS encoding peroxisome assembly protein 22, putative has translation MPKKCTNGQDCRKYKSYENGEDHNASILQPILLVGMIITFYVIFFRMFKRRFIDNNEFGRKTTNKSEYSRPIISLCLNDIVLKMIGNNAHILENVIEPLIKLCSISEVFVVAQVSNDTQETNIINLLKKTGLFDKGLKEHRLMFCSTSNGRASMIRQLRPLTHVDNDEIVIKTLTGKIPNLVQIYGNTNTGGNSNAFTSLQAFTQVICAVATVEGIN, from the coding sequence atgccTAAAAAGTGCACAAATGGACAAGATtgtagaaaatataaatcataCGAAAATGGCGAAGATCATAACGCTTCAATTCTCCAGCCAATCTTATTAGTTGGTATGATAATTACGttttatgttatattttttagaatGTTTAAAAGACGATTTATAGATAATAATGAGTTTGGAAGAAAAACTACCAATAAAAGTGAGTATAGTAGGCCTATTATTTCACTATGCTTAAATGATATCGTTTTGAAGATGATTGGTAACAATGCACACATACTTGAAAACGTTATAGAACCATTAATCAAATTATGTTCAATTTCAGAAGTCTTTGTAGTTGCACAAGTTTCAAATGATACACaagaaacaaatataattaatctcttaaaaaaaaccgGGTTATTTGATAAGGGTTTAAAAGAACATCGTTTGATGTTTTGTTCAACTTCAAATGGAAGAGCATCAATGATACGCCAATTGCGTCCACTTACTCATGTGGATAATGACGaaattgtaataaaaacTCTAACAGGTAAAATTCCAAATCTTGTTCAGATATATGGAAATACAAATACCGGTGGTAATTCCAATGCATTCACATCTTTACAAGCGTTTACTCAAGTTATTTGTGCTGTTGCAACCGTAGAAGGCATAAATTAG